From a region of the Streptomyces tirandamycinicus genome:
- a CDS encoding adenosylcobinamide-GDP ribazoletransferase has translation MSSHHSSGRAGIRFAFGTLTVLPVRVTRWDRDTARAGMRWAPLAGLVVGLCAGAAGGLLLLLGGGPLLAAVASAAVPAVLTRGLHLDGLADTADGLGSGRPAEDALQIMKRSDIGPFGVATLVLVLLAQVAALYGLYGRGWMYGATAAATAGAAARLALTLASRTAVPAARPEGLGAMVAATVPARQALGVALLVTAVVAAWGTLFGGYGALRLALAVLAGAAAAELLLRHCVRRFGGVTGDVFGAIAETAATAALIALAVGFR, from the coding sequence GTGAGCTCCCACCACTCCTCCGGCCGCGCGGGCATACGGTTCGCCTTCGGCACCCTCACCGTGCTGCCCGTACGCGTCACCCGCTGGGACCGGGACACGGCACGCGCGGGGATGCGCTGGGCCCCGCTCGCCGGACTCGTCGTCGGCCTCTGCGCGGGTGCCGCGGGCGGGCTGCTCCTGCTGCTCGGCGGGGGTCCGCTGCTCGCCGCGGTCGCCTCCGCCGCCGTGCCCGCGGTCCTCACCCGCGGCCTGCACCTGGACGGCCTCGCCGACACCGCCGACGGCCTGGGCAGCGGCAGACCCGCCGAGGACGCGCTGCAGATCATGAAGCGGTCGGACATCGGGCCGTTCGGGGTGGCCACCCTGGTGCTCGTGCTGCTGGCCCAGGTCGCGGCGCTGTACGGGCTCTACGGGCGCGGCTGGATGTACGGGGCGACGGCGGCGGCGACCGCCGGTGCCGCCGCCCGGCTCGCGCTCACGCTCGCCTCCCGGACCGCCGTCCCGGCCGCACGGCCAGAGGGGCTGGGCGCCATGGTCGCCGCCACCGTGCCGGCGCGGCAGGCGCTGGGCGTCGCTCTGCTGGTCACGGCCGTCGTCGCCGCCTGGGGGACGCTGTTCGGCGGGTACGGGGCGCTGCGGCTCGCGCTGGCCGTGCTCGCCGGGGCGGCCGCCGCGGAACTGCTGCTGCGGCACTGCGTGCGCCGCTTCGGCGGGGTCACGGGCGATGTGTTCGGCGCGATCGCGGAGACGGCGGCGACGGCGGCGCTGATCGCGCTCGCCGTAGGGTTCCGGTAG
- a CDS encoding endo alpha-1,4 polygalactosaminidase: MSLPARTWSLLPTRTWSLLPVLVALVLLAGCTSAPDDSAPPRATRWRPGPGTPWQWQLSGRLDTTVDVPVYDIDGFEHPRSTVADLQRRGRKVICYLSTGAWEEFRPDADEFPGDVLGKGNGWEGERWLDIRRTDVLEPLMARRFDMCRDKGFDAIEPDNMDGYSNDTGFPLTADDQLRYNRLIARMAHERGLSVGLKNDLDQIPALVGEFDFAVNEQCAQYAECAALTPFVEAGKAVFHVEYELPTSRFCPQSRRLGLSSMRKRYELDALRRPC, translated from the coding sequence ATGAGCCTGCCGGCCCGGACATGGAGCCTGTTGCCGACCCGGACGTGGAGCCTGCTTCCGGTGCTGGTGGCCCTGGTGCTGCTGGCCGGCTGCACCTCCGCCCCCGACGACTCCGCGCCGCCGCGCGCCACCCGCTGGCGGCCGGGACCGGGGACGCCGTGGCAGTGGCAGCTCAGCGGCCGCCTGGACACGACCGTGGACGTCCCGGTGTACGACATCGACGGCTTCGAGCACCCGAGGTCCACGGTCGCCGACCTCCAGCGGCGCGGCCGCAAGGTGATCTGCTACCTGTCCACCGGCGCCTGGGAGGAGTTCCGCCCCGACGCGGACGAGTTCCCCGGGGACGTGCTGGGCAAGGGCAACGGCTGGGAGGGGGAGCGCTGGCTCGACATCCGCCGTACGGACGTCCTGGAGCCGCTGATGGCCAGGCGTTTCGACATGTGCCGGGACAAGGGCTTCGACGCGATCGAGCCCGACAACATGGACGGCTACTCCAACGACACCGGTTTCCCCCTCACCGCGGACGACCAGCTCCGCTACAACCGGCTGATCGCCCGGATGGCCCACGAGCGGGGACTGTCCGTCGGGCTGAAGAACGACCTGGACCAGATCCCGGCCCTCGTCGGCGAGTTCGACTTCGCCGTCAACGAGCAGTGCGCCCAGTACGCGGAGTGCGCGGCGCTGACACCGTTCGTCGAGGCCGGCAAGGCCGTGTTCCACGTCGAGTACGAGCTGCCGACCAGCCGCTTCTGCCCCCAGTCGCGGCGGCTCGGGTTGAGCTCGATGCGGAAGCGCTACGAACTGGACGCCTTGCGCCGGCCCTGCTGA
- a CDS encoding leucyl aminopeptidase — protein MTALTLSTAGAATLRADAVVVGVAKGARGAKGPVVAAGAEAVDAAFGGKLATVLETLGASGAEGEVTKLPAPSGLKAPLVIAVGLGAAPEKDAGYPAETLRRAAGSAARALAGAKKAAFALPVEAAGDAQAIAEGALLGAYAFTAYQDEGNGKKPLAEVALLGAKPRDKAFKDAAARAVAVAEEMNRARDLVNTPPNDLYPESFAAVATAAGKEHGLKVQVWDEKALVKGGFGGILGVGQGAARGPRLVKVAYTHPEAEKSLALVGKGITYDSGGISLKPAGHNETMKCDMSGAAAVFAAVVATARLGLRVNLTGWLALAENMPSGTATRPGDVLRMYSGKTVEVLNTDAEGRLVLADAIAKASEESPDAIVDVATLTGAMVLALGHRRFGIMANDDEFRTAVHEVAEEAGEDSWPMPLPADLRKGMDSPTADIANMGDRMGGGLVAGLFLKEFVGEGITWAHLDIAGPAFHEGAPFGYTPKGGTGSAVRTLVGLAERAADGDLG, from the coding sequence GTGACTGCTCTCACTCTCAGCACTGCCGGCGCTGCGACGCTGCGCGCCGACGCGGTCGTCGTCGGCGTCGCCAAGGGCGCCAGGGGCGCCAAGGGCCCAGTCGTCGCAGCCGGCGCCGAGGCCGTGGACGCGGCGTTCGGCGGGAAGCTCGCCACCGTCCTCGAGACGCTCGGCGCCTCCGGTGCCGAGGGCGAGGTGACCAAGCTGCCCGCGCCGTCGGGCCTGAAGGCCCCGCTGGTGATCGCGGTCGGGCTCGGCGCCGCCCCGGAGAAGGACGCCGGGTACCCGGCCGAGACGCTGCGCCGCGCCGCCGGTTCGGCGGCCCGCGCGCTGGCCGGCGCGAAGAAGGCGGCGTTCGCCCTGCCGGTCGAGGCCGCCGGGGACGCCCAGGCGATCGCGGAGGGCGCGCTGCTGGGCGCCTACGCCTTCACCGCCTACCAGGACGAGGGGAACGGCAAGAAGCCGCTGGCCGAGGTGGCCCTGCTGGGTGCCAAGCCGCGCGACAAGGCCTTCAAGGACGCCGCCGCGCGGGCCGTCGCCGTGGCCGAGGAGATGAACCGGGCGCGTGACCTGGTCAACACCCCGCCGAACGACCTCTACCCCGAGTCGTTCGCGGCCGTCGCCACCGCCGCCGGCAAGGAGCACGGCCTCAAGGTGCAGGTCTGGGACGAGAAGGCGCTCGTCAAGGGCGGCTTCGGCGGCATCCTCGGCGTCGGCCAGGGCGCGGCCCGCGGCCCGCGCCTGGTGAAGGTGGCGTACACGCATCCGGAGGCGGAGAAGTCCCTCGCCCTCGTCGGCAAGGGCATCACCTACGACTCCGGCGGCATCTCGCTCAAGCCGGCCGGCCACAACGAGACGATGAAGTGCGACATGAGCGGCGCCGCCGCCGTGTTCGCCGCCGTCGTCGCGACGGCCCGGCTCGGTCTGCGGGTGAACCTCACCGGCTGGCTGGCCCTGGCCGAGAACATGCCGTCCGGCACCGCCACCCGCCCCGGCGACGTGCTGCGGATGTACAGCGGCAAGACGGTCGAGGTGCTCAACACCGACGCGGAGGGCCGGCTGGTGCTGGCCGACGCCATCGCCAAGGCGTCGGAGGAGAGCCCGGACGCGATCGTGGACGTGGCGACGCTGACCGGCGCGATGGTCCTGGCACTGGGCCACCGGCGCTTCGGGATCATGGCCAACGACGACGAGTTCCGCACCGCGGTCCACGAGGTCGCGGAGGAGGCCGGCGAGGACTCCTGGCCGATGCCGCTGCCCGCCGACCTGCGCAAGGGCATGGACTCGCCGACCGCCGACATCGCGAACATGGGCGACCGGATGGGCGGCGGCCTGGTCGCGGGCCTGTTCCTGAAGGAGTTCGTCGGCGAGGGCATCACCTGGGCCCACCTGGACATCGCCGGCCCGGCCTTCCACGAGGGCGCGCCGTTCGGCTACACGCCCAAGGGCGGCACCGGCTCCGCGGTCCGCACCCTGGTCGGGCTGGCCGAGCGGGCCGCCGACGGCGACCTGGGCTGA
- the lpdA gene encoding dihydrolipoyl dehydrogenase — protein MANDASTVFDLVILGGGSGGYAAALRGAQLGLDVALIEKDKVGGTCLHRGCIPTKALLHAGEIADQARESEQFGVKASFEGIDVPAVHKYKDEVISGLYKGLQGLIASRKVTYIEGEGRLSSPTSVDVNGRRVEGRHVLLATGSVPKSLPGLTIDGNRIISSDHALVLDRVPKSAIVLGGGVIGVEFASAWKSFGTDITIIEALKHLVPVEDENSSKLLERAFRKRGIKFNLGTFFEKAEYTEDGVRVTLADGKTFEAEVLLVAVGRGPVSQGLGYEEQGVAMDRGYVLVDEYMRTNVPTVSAVGDLVPTLQLAHVGFAEGILVAERLAGLKTVPIDYDGVPKVTYCHPEVASVGLSEAKAKEVYGADKVVALKYNLAGNGKSKILKTAGEIKLVQVKDGAVVGVHMVGDRMGEQVGEAQLIYNWEALPAEVAQLVHAHPTQNEALGEAHLALAGKPLHSHD, from the coding sequence GTGGCGAACGACGCCAGCACCGTTTTCGACCTAGTGATCCTCGGCGGTGGCAGCGGTGGTTACGCCGCGGCCCTGCGCGGAGCGCAGCTGGGCCTGGACGTCGCCCTGATCGAGAAGGACAAGGTCGGCGGCACCTGCCTGCACCGCGGATGCATTCCCACCAAGGCCCTGCTGCACGCCGGCGAGATCGCCGACCAGGCGCGCGAGAGCGAGCAGTTCGGCGTCAAGGCCAGCTTCGAGGGCATCGACGTCCCGGCGGTCCACAAGTACAAGGACGAGGTGATCTCCGGGCTGTACAAGGGCCTGCAGGGTCTGATCGCCTCCCGCAAGGTCACGTACATCGAGGGCGAGGGCCGGCTGTCCTCCCCCACGTCCGTCGATGTCAACGGCCGCCGGGTCGAGGGCCGCCACGTCCTCCTCGCCACCGGTTCGGTACCGAAGTCGCTGCCCGGTCTGACCATCGACGGCAACCGGATCATCTCCTCCGACCACGCGCTGGTCCTGGACCGCGTGCCGAAGTCCGCGATCGTCCTGGGCGGCGGCGTCATCGGTGTCGAGTTCGCCTCGGCCTGGAAGTCCTTCGGCACCGACATCACGATCATCGAGGCGCTGAAGCACCTCGTCCCGGTCGAGGACGAGAACAGCTCCAAGCTCCTCGAGCGCGCCTTCCGCAAGCGCGGCATCAAGTTCAACCTGGGCACCTTCTTCGAGAAGGCCGAGTACACCGAGGACGGTGTGCGGGTCACCCTCGCCGACGGCAAGACCTTCGAGGCCGAGGTGCTGCTGGTCGCCGTGGGCCGCGGCCCGGTCTCCCAGGGCCTGGGCTACGAGGAGCAGGGCGTCGCGATGGACCGCGGCTACGTCCTGGTCGACGAGTACATGCGGACGAACGTGCCGACCGTCTCCGCCGTCGGCGACCTGGTCCCGACCCTGCAGCTCGCGCACGTCGGCTTCGCCGAGGGCATCCTGGTGGCGGAGCGTCTGGCCGGTCTGAAGACCGTCCCGATCGACTACGACGGTGTGCCCAAGGTGACCTACTGCCACCCGGAGGTCGCCTCCGTGGGCCTGTCCGAGGCCAAGGCCAAGGAGGTCTACGGCGCGGACAAGGTCGTCGCTCTGAAGTACAACCTGGCGGGCAACGGCAAGAGCAAGATCCTCAAGACCGCGGGCGAGATCAAGCTCGTCCAGGTCAAGGACGGTGCCGTCGTCGGCGTCCACATGGTCGGTGACCGTATGGGCGAGCAGGTCGGCGAGGCCCAGCTGATCTACAACTGGGAGGCTCTGCCGGCCGAGGTCGCGCAGCTCGTCCACGCGCACCCGACGCAGAACGAGGCGCTCGGCGAGGCCCACCTGGCCCTCGCGGGCAAGCCCCTCCACTCCCACGACTGA
- a CDS encoding GntR family transcriptional regulator, with translation MTMPVVHSLRDQIREHIVEGIVSGRWKPGERIVERRIATELAVSQTPVREALRELESLRLIESAPNKGVRVRNLTAADLEESYPVRAGLEQIAAELAAERLAADCSALEPHVAALYEADRAADGTAQVRHTVAFHRELVKAAGNGVLLHTWEGLGIEVFTALSIRWLGTKQKSYAEEHEELVEAFRRRDPRIGALVKAHVLGCAPRA, from the coding sequence ATGACCATGCCCGTCGTCCACTCGCTGCGCGATCAGATCCGCGAGCACATCGTGGAGGGCATCGTCAGCGGCCGCTGGAAGCCGGGCGAGCGGATCGTGGAGCGCCGCATCGCCACGGAGCTGGCCGTGAGCCAGACACCCGTACGGGAGGCGCTGCGCGAGCTGGAGTCCCTCCGGCTGATCGAGTCGGCGCCCAACAAGGGCGTCCGGGTGCGCAACCTCACCGCTGCGGACCTGGAGGAGAGCTACCCGGTCCGGGCCGGGCTGGAGCAGATCGCCGCCGAGCTGGCCGCCGAGCGGCTGGCGGCCGACTGCTCGGCACTGGAACCGCACGTCGCCGCGCTGTACGAGGCGGACCGCGCCGCGGACGGGACGGCGCAGGTGCGGCACACGGTGGCGTTCCACCGGGAGCTGGTCAAGGCCGCGGGCAACGGGGTGCTGCTGCACACCTGGGAGGGCCTGGGGATCGAGGTCTTCACCGCGCTGTCCATCCGGTGGCTGGGGACGAAGCAGAAGTCCTACGCGGAGGAGCACGAGGAGCTGGTGGAGGCCTTCCGCCGCCGTGATCCCCGGATCGGCGCGCTCGTCAAGGCCCACGTTCTGGGCTGCGCGCCCCGCGCCTGA
- a CDS encoding ATP-binding protein — protein sequence MTAFVGRRHELETLDRELGKVASGVGGERPGRCVMLRGRRRVGKSRLVERFAERSGAPFLFYAATGASPEADLERLSQDARASSLPLASLLTAARPATWDAAFDVLAAALPHDRASVVVLDEVPYLMDAEGAFEGMLQRAWDRVLEKKPVLLVLIGSDLSMMETLNSYGRPFHQRGREMVLGPLNPAEVGEMLGLDPAPAFDAALITGGLPLICAEWTHGAGMWEFLRAALSDPVSALLVSAERSLAAEFPQQVQARAVLSAIGSGERTFSNIARAAGGIGATPLQRSLGILADKRVITAELPLSTRPSKDRRYRVADPYLRFWLKLLGPAMEEIERGRGDLTLQRIRENWTSWRGRAIEPLVREALARLLPDANLPAAPAIGGYWTRTNDVEIDVVGADRAPIARELLFVGSVKWLENSPFDRHDLAALHGHRAALTPAPVPVIAVSRSGTDCAGLDAAYGPAELLAAWST from the coding sequence ATGACGGCATTCGTGGGCAGGCGGCACGAGCTCGAGACGTTGGACCGCGAGCTGGGCAAGGTGGCGAGCGGGGTCGGAGGGGAGCGGCCCGGGCGCTGCGTGATGCTTCGCGGGCGTCGCCGGGTGGGCAAGTCGCGGCTCGTGGAGCGGTTCGCCGAGAGGTCCGGCGCGCCGTTCCTCTTCTATGCCGCCACAGGGGCGTCGCCGGAAGCGGACCTGGAACGGCTCAGCCAGGACGCCCGGGCGTCAAGCCTTCCGCTGGCGAGCCTGCTGACCGCGGCCCGCCCGGCGACCTGGGATGCGGCCTTCGATGTCCTGGCGGCGGCACTTCCACACGACCGGGCGAGCGTGGTGGTCTTGGACGAAGTGCCCTATCTGATGGATGCGGAGGGCGCTTTCGAGGGCATGCTTCAGCGCGCCTGGGACCGAGTGCTGGAGAAGAAGCCGGTCCTGCTCGTTCTCATCGGATCCGACCTATCGATGATGGAGACGCTGAACAGCTATGGACGCCCGTTCCACCAGCGCGGACGGGAGATGGTGCTGGGGCCGCTCAACCCGGCGGAGGTGGGCGAGATGCTCGGTCTCGATCCCGCCCCAGCCTTCGACGCGGCCTTGATCACCGGTGGACTGCCACTGATCTGCGCGGAGTGGACGCACGGCGCCGGGATGTGGGAGTTCCTGCGGGCTGCGCTCAGCGATCCGGTCTCGGCCTTGCTGGTGTCCGCCGAGCGCTCGCTGGCGGCCGAGTTCCCTCAGCAGGTTCAGGCCCGCGCCGTCCTCTCGGCGATCGGCAGCGGTGAGCGGACGTTCTCCAACATCGCCCGCGCGGCCGGCGGAATCGGGGCGACCCCGCTACAGAGGTCGCTGGGGATTCTTGCGGACAAGCGGGTGATCACGGCGGAGCTGCCCTTGTCCACACGGCCTTCGAAGGATCGTCGCTACCGGGTCGCGGATCCCTACCTCCGCTTCTGGCTGAAGCTCCTGGGTCCGGCGATGGAAGAGATCGAGCGGGGGCGGGGCGACCTGACGCTGCAGCGCATCCGCGAGAACTGGACCAGCTGGCGCGGCAGGGCCATCGAACCTCTGGTGCGCGAGGCACTGGCACGGCTACTGCCCGACGCGAACCTCCCCGCCGCCCCCGCCATCGGTGGCTACTGGACCCGTACCAACGACGTGGAGATCGACGTCGTGGGAGCGGACCGCGCGCCGATCGCCAGGGAGCTGCTGTTCGTCGGCTCGGTGAAGTGGCTGGAGAACTCCCCGTTCGACCGGCACGATCTCGCGGCGCTGCACGGCCACCGCGCCGCGCTCACGCCCGCTCCCGTGCCTGTGATCGCCGTCTCGCGCAGCGGCACGGACTGCGCGGGGCTCGACGCCGCATACGGCCCGGCCGAACTCCTCGCGGCATGGTCCACCTGA
- the aceE gene encoding pyruvate dehydrogenase (acetyl-transferring), homodimeric type has translation MTDPVAMLPSELDQLPDRDTEETAEWAASLDAVTKAAGPHRAAYLMRRTLQHAEGVAGLDLPKLLETDYVNTIPTAAEPLPAGDEEMERRITAWNRWNAAAMVTRGSQHGVGGHIATFASAAWLYETGFNHFFRGKEGGGTSQAGDSGDQLYIQGHASPGIYARAFLDGRLTEAHLDNFRREAGGGGLPSYPHPRRLPWLWEFPTVSMGLGPLSAIYQARFNRYLTSRGIKDVSASHVWAFLGDGEMDEPESTAALALAGREGLDNLTFVINCNLQRLDGPVRANFKIVQELEAQFRGAGWNVVKTLWGNAWDELFQLDTTGALVRRLREVPDAQVQTYQTRDAAYIRQDFFGKDPALTEMAKLLTDDKILECFHLSRGGHEPRKVYAAYKAAVEFKGAPTVILAQTVKGHTLGEGFASKNANHQMKKLTVDEFKAMRDLLDLPIRDGDFADGRVPYGHPGAGSPEVRYLQERRAALGGPAPARRVHPVAPLPAPAEKAFAAFDKGSGNQSVATTMAFVRLVKELIRDKETGRRWVPIVPDEARTFGMESLFPSLGIYSPKGQTYEPVDRDQLMYYREAENGQILNEGITEAGSMADFIAAASSYATHGETMIPFYIFYSMFGWQRTADQMWQLADQLGRGFLVGATAGRTTLTGEGLQHADGHSPMIAATNPAALTYDPAFAYEVAAIVKDGLRRMFGEARPDEDPDVFYYLTVYNEPMPQPAKPEGVDEGIVRGLYRFRAGEGEAGDPRIQLLASGTAIHWALEAQRLLAAEWGVTADVWSATSWTELRRDALEADEALLRGESRVPYVRQALEGAEGPVLAVSDYMRQVPDQIAQWVEQDWSSLGADGFGLSDTRESARRHFGVDAQSVVVAALAQLARRGEVPASAVKEARERYGF, from the coding sequence ATGACCGACCCCGTAGCCATGCTTCCGAGCGAGCTCGACCAGCTCCCGGACCGTGACACCGAGGAGACCGCCGAATGGGCGGCCTCCCTCGACGCCGTCACCAAGGCCGCCGGCCCGCATCGCGCCGCGTACCTGATGCGCCGCACCCTCCAGCACGCCGAGGGTGTGGCAGGGCTCGATCTGCCCAAGCTCCTGGAGACGGACTACGTCAACACCATCCCGACCGCCGCCGAGCCGCTCCCGGCCGGTGACGAGGAGATGGAGCGCCGGATCACCGCCTGGAACCGGTGGAACGCGGCGGCGATGGTCACCCGCGGCTCGCAGCACGGCGTCGGCGGCCACATCGCCACCTTCGCCTCCGCCGCCTGGCTCTACGAGACCGGCTTCAACCACTTCTTCCGCGGGAAGGAGGGCGGGGGCACCTCCCAGGCCGGGGACTCCGGCGACCAGCTGTACATCCAGGGCCACGCCTCCCCCGGCATCTACGCCCGGGCCTTCCTCGACGGCCGCCTCACCGAGGCGCACCTCGACAACTTCCGCCGGGAGGCGGGCGGCGGCGGCCTGCCGTCGTACCCCCACCCGCGCAGGCTGCCCTGGCTCTGGGAGTTCCCCACGGTCTCCATGGGCCTGGGCCCGCTGTCCGCGATCTACCAGGCGCGCTTCAACCGCTATCTGACCAGCCGCGGCATCAAGGACGTCTCCGCGTCGCACGTCTGGGCGTTCCTCGGCGACGGCGAGATGGACGAACCCGAGTCGACCGCGGCGCTCGCGCTGGCCGGTCGTGAGGGCCTGGACAACCTGACCTTCGTCATCAACTGCAACCTGCAGCGCCTCGACGGCCCGGTCCGCGCCAACTTCAAGATCGTTCAGGAGCTGGAGGCCCAGTTCCGCGGCGCCGGCTGGAACGTCGTGAAGACCCTCTGGGGCAACGCCTGGGACGAGCTCTTCCAGCTCGACACCACCGGCGCCCTGGTCCGCCGGCTGCGCGAGGTCCCGGACGCCCAGGTCCAGACGTACCAGACCCGAGACGCCGCCTACATCCGGCAGGACTTCTTCGGCAAGGACCCGGCGCTCACCGAGATGGCGAAGCTGCTGACCGACGACAAGATCCTCGAGTGCTTCCACCTCTCGCGCGGCGGTCACGAGCCGCGCAAGGTGTACGCCGCCTACAAGGCCGCCGTGGAGTTCAAGGGCGCCCCGACGGTGATCCTGGCCCAGACGGTCAAGGGCCACACGCTCGGCGAGGGCTTCGCGTCCAAGAACGCCAACCACCAGATGAAGAAGCTGACGGTGGACGAGTTCAAGGCGATGCGCGACCTGCTCGACCTGCCGATCAGGGACGGCGACTTCGCCGACGGCCGGGTGCCCTACGGCCACCCCGGTGCCGGCTCCCCCGAGGTCCGCTACCTCCAGGAGCGCCGCGCGGCGCTCGGCGGCCCGGCCCCGGCCCGCCGCGTCCACCCGGTCGCCCCGCTGCCCGCGCCCGCCGAGAAGGCGTTCGCCGCCTTCGACAAGGGCTCCGGCAACCAGTCGGTGGCGACGACGATGGCCTTCGTCCGCCTGGTCAAGGAGCTGATCCGGGACAAGGAGACCGGGCGGCGCTGGGTGCCGATCGTCCCGGACGAGGCCCGTACCTTCGGTATGGAGTCGCTGTTCCCCTCGCTCGGCATCTACTCGCCGAAGGGCCAGACGTACGAGCCGGTCGACCGCGACCAGCTGATGTACTACCGCGAGGCGGAGAACGGCCAGATCCTCAACGAGGGCATCACCGAGGCCGGCTCGATGGCGGACTTCATCGCCGCCGCGTCGTCGTACGCCACGCACGGCGAGACGATGATCCCCTTCTACATCTTCTACTCGATGTTCGGCTGGCAGCGGACCGCCGACCAGATGTGGCAGCTCGCCGACCAGCTCGGCAGGGGCTTCCTCGTCGGGGCCACCGCCGGCCGCACCACCCTGACCGGCGAGGGCCTGCAGCACGCGGACGGCCACTCGCCGATGATCGCGGCGACGAACCCGGCGGCGCTCACCTACGACCCGGCGTTCGCCTACGAGGTCGCGGCCATCGTCAAGGACGGTCTGCGCCGCATGTTCGGCGAGGCCCGCCCCGACGAGGACCCGGACGTCTTCTACTACCTGACGGTCTACAACGAGCCGATGCCGCAGCCCGCGAAGCCGGAGGGCGTGGACGAGGGCATCGTCCGCGGTCTCTACCGGTTCAGGGCGGGCGAGGGCGAGGCGGGCGACCCGCGCATCCAGCTCCTCGCCTCGGGCACGGCGATCCACTGGGCGCTGGAGGCGCAGCGCCTGCTGGCCGCCGAGTGGGGCGTCACGGCGGACGTGTGGTCGGCGACCTCCTGGACCGAGCTGCGGCGCGACGCGCTGGAGGCGGACGAGGCACTGCTGCGCGGCGAGTCCCGCGTCCCGTACGTGCGTCAGGCCCTGGAGGGCGCCGAGGGTCCGGTCC